AAGGGCGCTCTGCTGGGTGCGCAGACCGGGACCACAAGCTACAAGACCCTGACGGAAAAGGTGGCGCCGACAACGACCCCTGCTGTCTTCAACAGCTCGCAGGACACGGTCCAGGCGCTCAAAGGCGGCCAGGTGGATGCGATTGTGGTCGACCTGCCGACAGCGCTGTACCTGGTGGCCACCGAACTGGACAACGGGGTCGCGATCGGCCAGTTCGCCGACACCACCGGCGGCGACCAGTACGGCCTGGTGCTGCCGAAGGGGTCCGCCCTGACTGCCCCCGTCACCCAGGCTGTTGATGCCCTCCGCGCCGACGGCACTCTCGACTCCCTGGTCAAGACCTGGCTGACAGACTCGGTCAACGTCCCCGTCCTGAGCTGAGCCGGCTGATGAACAGCACAGTCGACGACCTCGAGAACATCAGCCAGGTAGAGCTCGGAAGGCGCAGCTACCGCCGGCAGCAGACCATCAGGTCGGTGCTGATCTCAGCGGTCTCCACAGTCGCATTCGCAGTGGTGATCTGGCTGATCCTGGAGAACTCCCCTGGCTGGCAGATCACCCGCGAGACGTTCTTCTCGGCACGTTACTTCGTGGAGGCGCTGCCTGCCGTGGCCATGGGGCTGTGGCTCAATATCCAGATCCTGTTCTTCGCTGTAATCGGCGTCGCGATCCTGGCAGTGATCCTGGCGACGCTCCGGTCGCTGCGGGGCCCGGTGTTCTTCCCGCTGCGTTTCTTCGCCGCCGCCTACACGGACCTGTTCCGCGGCATGCCGTTCCTCATCGTGCTGTACCTGATCGGTTTCGGTATCCCGGCGCTCAATCCGGCTACCCGCATCCCGGCGGCGCTGCTCGGCACGGTCGCGCTGATCCTCACCTACTCGTCCTACGTGGCGGAGGTGCTGCGCGCCGGGCTGGAGGCGGTGCATCCATCGCAGCGATTCGCAGCCCGCTCCCTGGGGCTCAGCCACAGCCAGGCGCTGCGTTACGTGGTCATACCGCAGGCGGTGCGGAAGGTGACCCCGGCCCTGATGAACGACTTCATCTCGATGCAGAAGGACGTCGGTCTGATCTCCGTGCTGGGCGCTGTGGATGCGATCCGTGCCGCGCAAATCCAGCAGGCCAACACGTACAATTTCACCTCCTACGTGGTGGCGGGCCTGCTGTTCGTCGTCTTCAGCTGGCCATTCATCCGGCTCTCGGACTGGTACACAGCGCGGCTACGTGAACGCGAGCAGACGGGAGGTGCGGTCTGATGGCCAAGCTGCAGCCTGCTAGCCCTGAAAACCACACGGGCCCGGTCCTTGACATGCAGGGGGTGGTCAAGCGATTCGGCCGCAACGTGGTGCTGCGGGGTCTCGACCTGGCCATCGCCAGCCACGAGGTGGTGGTGCTGCTGGGAGCGTCGGGCTCTGGGAAGTCGACGCTGCTGCGCACCGCGAACCTCCTGGAGAGAGTCGACGACGGGCAGATTTTCCTCTCCGGGGCAGACATCACCGACCCCCGCATCGACGTCGACGCCGTGCGCGCCCGGATCGGAGTGGTGTTCCAGCACTACAACCTGTTCCCGCACCTGAGTGTGCTGGACAACATCACCCTGGCAGCGCGGAAGGTGCACGGCATCGCCCGCGACGCCGCGGAGACCAGGGGCAAGGAGCTGCTGGAGCGCATCGGCCTGAGCGACAAGGCCGCTGCGTTTCCCGACCGGCTCTCCGGCGGGCAGCAGCAGCGCGTCGCGATCGTCCGGGCCCTGGCCACCGATCCCGAACTCCTCCTGCTCGACGAGATCACCTCGGCCCTCGACCCGGTGCTGGTGGGCGAGGTCCTGGATCTGGTGCTGGACCTGAAGTCGACGGGCTCGACCATTCTGATGGCCACCCACGAGATCGGGTTCGCGCGCTCCGCAGCCGACCGGGTCGTCTTCCTGGAACAGGGACGCATCGTCGAGCAAGGACCTCCGGAGCAGGTGATCGACGACCCACAGGACCCAGCCACCAAGGACTTCCTGGCTCGCGTGCTCCACTAGGGGCTCTCCCCTGCGGCATCTACAGCAGCGGCAGGCGCATCCTGACGGTGGTTCCACGTCCCTCGATGGAGCTGAGCTCACAGGAGCCACCAAGACGCCGCAACACGGCAGCCACCATCGGCAGGCCCAGACCGTTGCCGGGAATGTGGCGGACCTCCTTGGAACGGGCCAGCTCGCCCCAGACCTGGTCCACCTCGGAGGCCGGGATGCCGCGACCCGTGTCCGAGACGTCCACCACCACATGCCCGCGGTCCTCGATTCCCCGCACCTCTAAAGTCGCGCCGGGCGAAGAGTACTTCACGGCATTGCTCATCACGTTGTAGAGAGCCAGGAACACCAGGTCGCGGTCGCCGCGCACGGGAGGCAGCGGGCGGGGCGCCCGGGGAAATGCCACCACCAGGTCGCGGTCCTGTGGCACCGTGGTCTCGATCGCCTCCGTGGCAACTTCCGTGATGTCCACGGGCTCGTCGGCCACCGGGTAGGAGTCGATCTCGCTGATCTTGCGGAGCTCGGCGACGAGCGAGGCCAGCCGGTCCACCTGGGCGCGCATCGATTCCGCGAGCGCCACGTCCTGCACCTCGCCGATCCCCATCCGCAACGCCATGAGGGGATTCTTCAGTTCATGGTCGAGCCTCCCGACGAAGGTGCGGTGCGCTTCCCGGGCCTGCGCCCTGGCGCGCTCCGTGGCCTCCTCGACGGCGCGGCGGCCTTTGCCCCGGCGCCACCGCAGCACAACTACCACGCCCAGCACCAGCACCCCCAGCAGCAGCGGCAGCACCCACACCTCGATACCCACTTTGAAGATGCGGGTTTCCCCGGCGATCCGCAGGCCAGCAGATGCGATGAGGCCGGCCACGCCGATGGCCCACACCCAGCCCAGCCTCCTCACGCGGCACGAACCTCGGGGTGGAACCGGTACCCGACTCCCTGGACGGTGTCGATGACCTCAAGGCCCCGGGCGCCCAGCACCTTGCGCAGTTCCGCGACACGATGGTCGACGGCCCGGGTGGTGATGGCGAACTCGACGCCCCACACCTGCTCCAGGAGGTGGTCGCGGCCGAAGGTCTCACCGTGATGCACCATCAGATACTCCAGCAGAGCCAGGGCCTTCGGGGTCAACTGCACGGCCTGCCCGCGGACAGTCGCGGTCTTGGCCAGCCGGTCCAGTTCCAACCCACCGCCGGTTATCCGGGATGCGTGGGTGAGGGTTTGTCCCACCTGGCCGCGCCGCAGCACCGCTCGGATGCGGGCCACCAGCTCAGCCGGGTCGAAGGGCTTGTTGAGATAGTCGTCGGCTCCCTTCTCCAAGGCATCGGCGCGGGTACCGGACTGGCCGACCCCGGTCAGCAGGATCACGGGTGTCCAGTCGCCGCCTCGGCGCAGCCGGGCCAGCACCTCCCGTCCGTCGGCGCGAGGCATCAAAACGTCCAGGACGATCAGATCGGGATGCCGTGTGCGGACCAGCTCAAGCGCCTCGACGCCGTCGGCGGCGGTGAAGGCGACGAACCCCGCCCGCTCCAGGGTGCGGGCGAGGTGGTCGCGGATCATGGGGTCGTCGTCGACGACCAGGACAGCTGTCATGCGATGGTGTTGCCGGTGCCCTTGTCGTCCTTCTTCTTGGCCCCCTGAGATATGACGGTGTTGCCGTTACCAGTCAGCTTCACCGCGTCCAGGTCGTCGGGGACAGTCACGGAGTTGCCGTTGGCGGAGATCTCCACCTCGTCGAGGTCCTTGCCGGTGACGTTGTTCCCCTCGCCCTCGATGATCAGCTTGTCAGCAGACTCGAAGGTGATGACGTTGCCACCGCCCTTGACGGTGATGGTGTCGCAGTGCCCCGTCAAGGTGACCGAGCCATTGCTCCCGGTGATGGTGGACTGGCCGGAGCAGGGCTTGCCGTCGCTGTCGCTCTTGTCGTCCTTGTCACTCTTATCGTCGCTGTCATCGCTGGAGCTCTTGTCGCTGCTGCTATTGCCGGAACCACCTGCGCCCTCGGTGGCACCAACGCTGACCCCGCCAGGACCGACGGAGACGCCGGGAGCGTTCACAGATCCCCCGTCCTTGCTGGCATTGCCTCCGGCCTGGGTGGTAGAGACGGCCTGCGAGTTATCGGCAGACTTGGTCTCAGTGCCGGCAGCGCAGGCGGACAGTCCCAGGGCGGCGACGGCTGCGGCAGCGAGCGCGGTGCGGATCAGGTTGATTTTCATTTTTCTCCACAGGCATGAGTGGGCGGGAGGGAACAGCCATATTGTGCCGGGAAGAGACATTGCCGGATCAACCACCCCACCCGGTTACACCAGGTAGTGCTGGTAGGGGTGCCGGGATCTTAGGGATCGCTCAGGAGACGGTGTTGTTGGACCCCGTGTCCTTGACGTTCTTGACACCACCGCTGGCGGTGACCGTGGCGTTGTTACCGGAGATCTCCACCTCGCTGAGCCTGCCGCTGGAGGTGACAGTGGCGTTGCTCCCCGTGATCTCGGCCTGCGAGATATCACCGCCTGTGATATCGGCGTTATTGCCCTGAACTATGAGCCGGCCCACCGACTCGTAGCTGACGGTGGCGTTGCCGCCCTTGATGGTGATGGAGGCGCAGTGACCTGAGAACGTGGCCTCGGCATTGTTGTTCGTCACCACCACGTCATCGTCGCCGTCGCAGGTCCTGGAGACCGAGCCTCCGGCCGGTGAGTCCGTAGCAGACCCATCGGATGTATCAGATGTGGACGGTGTGTCGGATGCGGACGGTCTCTTGGACACGGAAATCCCATCCGGGCCAACCGAGATGCCGGGCGCTGTGACGCTACCGTCAGATCCGACGGAGACCCCGGGAGCCGAGATGTTGCCGTCGGATCCCACGCTGACACCGGGAGCGGAAATCCCACCTGGTCCGACGGAAACCCCTGGAGCCGTAACGCTACCGTCAGACGCGGTGCTCGATGCGGAGGCGGTGCTCGACGCGGCGGGGGAGACGGGCGCCGACTGCGTGCTGCCACCACCCACGGGCGCATCTTTCGGCGTGGCCTCAAGACCCGCGGAGCAGGCGGCGAACCCGAGGCTGGCGACAGCAGCTGCGGCGAGGGCGGTGCGGACAAGCATGGTCTTCATGACTGCTCCTTCAGGAGGTGGTTTGCGTGTGACGCATCAAGCATGTCGGGTTTCAGCGGCACGGACCGCGTTCGTCGCAGGATTGCGACAACCACCCCGCCGCCGGAACCATCCACTGCCGGATGACAAGGCATATACGTATCCCGCAATCTCCCGTAGGCTCCACTGCATGCATGGCGAATACAAGGTGCCGGACGGAAAACTGGTGGCGGTCGACCTGGAGGTCTCCGACGGGCGATTGACCGATGTGGTGGTCTCCGGCGACTTCTTCCTGGAACCAGACGATGCGCTAGATGACATCGTGCAGGCGCTGAACGGCCTGCCACACAACTCCTCCGTGGCGGACCTGGCAGCGGCCATCAACACCCGGCTGCCAGAAGGGACACGGATGCTGGGCTTCTCCCCGGAGGCGGTGGGCATCGCGGTGCGGCGCGCGCTGGGGCACGCCACGAACTGGGACGACCACACCTTCGACGTCATCGGTCCGGTCACTCTCGACCCACGGCTGCACGTCGCCCTCGACGAGGTGCTGGCGGGCCGCCTGGCGCGCGGGGAGATCGGGCCGTCCCTGCGCATCTGGGACTGGAACCAGCCGCTGGTCGTGATCGGCTCCTTCCAGAGCTACCGCAACGAGATCGACGAGGAGGGGCGCGAACGTCACGGCATCAACGTGGTGCGCCGCATCACGGGCGGTGGCGCGATGTTCATGGAGCCCGGCAACTGCGTCACCTATTCCTTGCTGGTGCCGGGGTCGCTGGTGGAAGGCCTGAGCTTTGAACGCAGCTACGAGTTCCTGGACCAGTGGGTGATGGGCGCGCTCGCGGAGCTGGGGGTCAAGGCCCGCTACGTTCCGCTCAACGACATCGCCTCCGAGAAGGGCAAGATCGCGGGCGCGGCGCAGCGGCGGCTCACCAGCGGAGTGGTGCTGCACCACGTCACGATGGCCTACGACATCGACGCCGACAAGATGCTCCAAGTGCTGCGCATCGGGCGAGAGAAACTCTCGGACAAGGGAACGAAATCGGCGAACAAACGTGTCGATCCCCTGCGCTCCCAGACCCAGATGCCCCGGGACGAGATCATCGCGTCCTTCCTGAAGCACTTCGAGTCGCGCTACTCCACCCGCCGCCGCGACTACACCGACGACGAGCTCTCAGCAGCCGCGGAGCTAGTGGAAAATAAGTTCGCCACGAAGGAATGGACCAGGCGTATCCCCTAGTAGATCCCAGTTTCCGGTTCCGTCACCCAGAGAATCCACATCCAGGCGATTTAAGGACACCCCGTCGGGTTCCGCGACACCCCCCACATTCGCAGGAGATCCAATTTTGGAGCATCTGGAACGTAGAGTGTTGGGATCGATGTCCAAACGCGCATCTGGAAGGTTGTCAATCAGGAGACCGGAGCGGACATGGCGGAGACACAAGCCGGAAAGATGAACGACCAGGAAACGGCCTTGGAGCCACTCCCCAAGCGGGAGAGCCCCGAGGACGCAGCTGAGCTCGCCGCCATGCCGCAGGAAGCGAGGGCGCCGAAACACGAGGCCAGCGAGCCACAGCGCAAGGCCAGCGCCTCCCCACAGGAGCCCAGCGCGCCGCCAGAGGAGGAGGCAAAGCTGAGGACCGCGGTCAACAGGGCCCTCAAGACCGCCTGGCCTGACTCCCCGGAGAGCACCTTTCCGCCGATGCCTTCCCCTTTCGCACCACCTCAGACGCTGTGGGCAGACCTGTCGAGGCCCTCCAAGCAGCGGCCCGATCCCCGCGCGAACGGGCTGTTTCCCGCTCCACCGGCGAGTCCGTCAGAGGCTGGGAAGCCCGCAGCACCCGCCGAGACGAGAGACGAGCCGCCGAAGAGTCCGCAGGTGCCTGCCTCGCAACAGGCTGACCTGGCCTTCCCAGGCGAGAGCTCCGAGTTGCCCGTCGTGCCTGAGGCAGATCTCGAACCCCGGCGTGGCACCCTCACAGACACCACTCCCGCCTACGCCCGATCGTCCAGGCGCCGTGAGGAGCCGGACGCGGTCCGGGCCCTACAGGAGGCGCCGTCGACAACAGGCGGCGCTGTGCCCGCGCCACCTGGCGAGGAAGCTCCCGCGCCGGAACCTGAAAGGCCCGAGCCGACACGGCTCCGGGACGCCGGACGTGCAGGCAAAGCTCAAAGCCCACGGTCCGCACCAGATCCCGGGAAACCAGAACCGGCACAATCGCCAAAGGAGCAGCGGAAGAAACCACAGGAGGTCATCAAGACTGCCGCTCCCCCGCGGCAGGAAACACCGATACAAGAAACACCGATAGATGCGGCAAAGGCCGTCACACCTACCGGGGAGGCTGACCCCGCAGCCGACGATCGCACCTATTCACACATCAGGAATATATCGAGGGGGCATTGGCGGGTCACCCTATTATCCAGCCTGGGCATCACCTTATTCACCGCGACGCTTATTTTGCTGGTCTACCCTATCAGCCGGTTGATATACGGGCAAGGCTGGCCTACTGTCGCATCCCTGCCAGGCCGGATCTCACAAATCTGGACAGATCTGACATCAGCTGATTTCATACAGCTCATCGCGATCACACTGCCCGTCCTTCTCGTATTCCTGACGCCACTATATATCGCATTTTCCATTCAGGGGAATCGCATCCCAGACAGGGACAGCAGCGCCACCAATGAGCAAGTCGCACTCCAGCAGGTTCGGGAGAGCGTGGTCCTGATACTCGCCGGCCTCACCGGCACGACAATCGCCTTGACCATCCCATGGATCACCGTCCGGGCACCGATTCTGCTGTTCCTTCCGGTTGGCGGCGTGCTGACCTGCGGCTTCATGATCGCGGTCCGGGCTCGCTCGCTGGAGAACGACAGGATGCGCCTGACGCGCTCCACCCAGCAGGAAACCGCCCTGTCCCAGGCAAACGCCAACGAGGTCACCGCCCGCCTGGGAAGACGCGGCAGAGAGCGCAGCAGCCAGGAGGGCAGCAAAAGCAGACGGGAAAAGAAAACCGCCAGAGTCCGGTCCTCCAGGGAGGACCTGCTCCGGCACATGAGATGGCGGCTTCTGGCAACACATTTCACGGTATTGACTCTGTTGGCAGTCGTCGGTCTTGTTCCCCTCATCTGGTACATGACCTACAATGTGGCCTCTCCGTGGGTCACGCTCTCATTCTCTCTTCTCACAATTGCGTGGATCCGGTTTTTCTGGGGCTACACCTTCACCACCAAGCGGAAGGACGTATTGGCTGAGGCAATGAAGCCTGGGAACAATCGTTTAGCCCGTTCTGGGGCATGGGCGGTGCGCACCATATTTGAATGCACCACAGCCCTGACCGCCCTGGCTGCCACTATCGTAGTTCTTGGCAGCCAGCTCACTGAGACCAATTTCACAGCAATCCTGGTGGTGGAAAGCGGCTGGTATCTGGTTGTACTGCTGCTTCGCTGGGTTTATCAGCAGTTCAGCCGGACGGGCCGCGGAATCCGGCAGCTGGACCGCAGGCTGGCCCTACTGAGGTTGCGGCGTGAGATAGCCGCGCTCCAGGCGGGAACCACTAGCCGCCCCGGCTAGGCTGGCGGCGTGTATGTCGCGAAGCACTTCGAGATTCCCGAAGACCGGCTCGCTGACCTGCTTGGCCGGGTCCGGGCCGGGAACCTCGTGACGGTACATGCCTCCGGGCCACAGGCCACCTTCGTCCCCTTCCATCTCGAGGAACGCGACTGCGGGCAGGTGCTCGTGACGCATCTGACACGGAACAACCCCCAGGCCGTCGAGCCTGTGACCGCGCCGGCACTGGTGATCATCGACATCGACGACGCCTATGTCTCTCCCCACTGGTATGCCACCAACAAGGACCTGCCCAACGTCCCGACCTGGGACTACATCACCATCCACATCACCGGAGCGGTCCGTTTCAACTCCGCCCCCGAAGCGGCCCTCAGGGCGGCCCGCGAACTCACCGCCCGGATGGAGCCACCCGAGGTCTTGGACGCAGTCGGCGAGGAGAAGCTGCGGAAGATGGCGCGGGCCATCGTCGGAGTCGAGGTGACGGTGGACAAGATCCAGGGCAAGGCGAAGGCCAGCCAGAACCGTCACCCCGACGATGTCGGCAGCCTGCTGGCCCACCTGGAGCACGAGGGCGAGACGGAGCTGGTGAGATACTTGCGGGAGGTCGCGCTCCCCCACGCCATAGAGCGTTTCGGGATGATCCACGATCTGCGAGGTGCCCGCCGCCTCCCCACCAGCACCGCTGACTGACGGACGCCGGTCTGTGAGTTCCCGGGCAAGGATTCGGACGGGGCACGCCCAAGAACAGCGCGGTCCCGGGTCGCCGTCCCTGCGATTCAGGCACCCCTGGCGGCGACCTCAGCCAGCACGTCGCTGACCGGCCCGCCGGCAGCTCCTGGGGTCTCATCCTCCAGGTAGTACCACCAGAATGGCGCACCCCAAGACTTCACCCGGCCCAGGCCGACGCTGGTCAGGTGCTCGGCAACGGCGCGGCGGGCCTGGCGCAGGTCGGTGGCTGATCCAAACCACCATGGCGCGCCGTCCAGGTCCGCGCCGCCATAACTCAGTTCGGTGACGGCCACCTTCTTGCCGGGGAATGCCTTCTCAAAGGCCGACATCACCCGGTCTGCGGCGGTCCCCAGCGGGTGCTGCTGCGGATAGATGGACAGGCCGACCACATCGACCAGGTCCTTCAGACCAGAGTCCAGGTTCTGCTCGATCCATGTGAAGGTCGAGTGGGCCTCGTCGTCTTGACCCAGCTGATAGTAGATCGTCAGCAGTGTCGTCTTGCCCATCTCCCGGACCCGCTGGGCAGCGATGGTGGTCTTCTCCACCGCGTCGCTCCCGAGCCAGTTGCCGCCCAGCTCATTGCCGACCTCCCATGCGTCGGCCGCCGACAGCGCGCTGATCAGCACATCAAGCCGCTCCCGGTACTGCGTCATCGACATCCCGGCCAGCTCGAAGGAGTCGCAGACCTGCACCACGGCCAGTCCGCCCACGGCATGGATCCCGTCGACGGTCTGGGCCCAGGCGGACACCTCATTGAGGTCGCTGACCACCAGTCGCACGGCTGGTGTGCGCTTTCCCCCCGTGATCGCACTCAAGGCACTGATCTGAGCTGCTGCGGGAACCTTCGTGAAAGTGACCGCTATGGCGGCCTCGGCTGGGGCGTTGGCTGTCGGTGCCCGGTCCAGCATCAGCTGGGCCTCCGCCGCCAGCTCCAGGCAGCGGGCGGCGGAGACTCCCTTGTCGGCGCCCAGCCCGAGCGCATCGCAACGCGCCAACTCTTCCTCGGTGGCTTTCCGCGCTTTGACGATGGTGTCATCGGGTGTGGGGCTTGCCGCGATCTGCTGCGCCTGCCGGTCGTGCAGGGCGCGGGCCGCCAGCTCATTCAGGTCGTAGGTGCCGGGACCTGGTAGATCGGCCAGCAACGCGGAATAGCCATGGCTCGTCGGCCAGGACAGGGCCAGGGTGTATGGGCCCGCTCCGGGTAGAGCTAGCTTTGCCGTCGCCTCCTCCGTCTCCTCCAGCGGCGCGAACTGCGCCACGGTGAGCGACTCGGAGTTCAGGAGCACGTCGTCATAGCCGCTCTCACCGGCACCGTTGCTCTGGCGACCGCGGAAGGCGGCAAAGTCCAGGAGCGCCCCATCGCTCCGGTAGGCATGAAGAATCACATCCCCGTATTCTCCGCCCTGCGGTGTCATGCTGTAGGCCTCGGGGGCTCGCCCTGACATACCAGCGCTAAAAGCTGAAGCGCCCAATATGCCCAGGATCATTCGTCTGTCTGGCAGAATCGGTTGCGTCATGCCCCCCACCCTTCCAGGGGATCCCACAGCTCTCAAGACCCCAGGCGACTCGCAGAGCGCTCACGATGACCCGGGTTCACTACAGGCGGTGCAACACGGCAGCTGTCTGTCAGCGGCCCGCGTACTTTGCTTGTCGCCTGCCGGGCGGTGACGCGCCTAGGCCTCTTCCCACACTGTCGTAGCCGGCAATGCCTTATGGGGCCCCTCGTATGGATAAAACAGTGGCTCAGGCACCTTTGGCAGCGACCTTGGCCAGCACATCGCTGACGGGACCGCTGTGTTTGCTACCTGGTGTCTCGTCCTCCAGGTAGTGCAACCATAGGGGAGCGCACCAGGCATATGTTGGTCCCCCCAATCCGACGCTAGTCAGGTGCTCAGCAACGATGCGGCGTGCCTTCACCGGATCATCGGGGGACCCAAACCACCACGGCCCATCATCCAGGTCATTGGCCCCATAGGCCAGCTTGGCAAGCGTCGTCATCACCCGATAGGCCGCCGTACCCAAAGGATGCTTCTGCGGAACGACTCCAGGCCCATGAATAATTATCAATGAGTCCCCGTACCCTGTGGCGGATACGGGGACTGATTCTCATTGACCGGTCACTTTGATGCTGTCTCACGCGCTTGGGCCAGGGTCTTGAGACCGAGGCTGTTCTCATCGGTCACAGGAGTGAGGGCATCACCGTTCACGGTATACAAACCCTGCTCAGGGTTGATCAAGTCGTAATGACCATCGGGCATCAGATCCAGAAAGAGCAATATATCCGACGAACTAATATCCGACAGCGGCACTGTTTTCTCCTCCGTGTACTTCACCTGCTCATACTCCCCACCAGGCTGAATAACCTCAATGACATCGCCAACCCGAGCATCACCCTTCAGCGCCTCAGTGACCTCAAGTCGGCTGACAGTCGCCACAACTGCCATGTCACTTGGGGTGATCTGTTCGCTTGGAACGCCGCTTTGTGGATTGCTCAACCCATCCCCATTATCCGGCGAGGTATCGGGATAAAGCAATTCAACGCGAGAATCCAGGAACTTTCCCCTGACGATGGTTCCTGCGGCATCCCCTGCTTCGTCCAGTGTGCTGTAGACGGGGTAGTCTGCACTCATCTGGAGTGTTTCAGTAGGGTCGGCAGGTGAGGGCTCTGCGCTGGATCCTGAACAGCCCACGAAACCCAGCACGGATGCCGCCGCCAGAGCGACTGTGGCTTTCCTAATGTGTCCTTTCATGAGTAGATCCTCCCCACTTCTTCGATGTCGTAAGGCTGCGGAGCGATGACCGTCGTCCTGTCACGGTCATGCTTCATCAGTGATGGCCGATCTGTCGTCGGATTGTCGGTGAGGCTCAATGCATGCCCCAACTCATGCGTTGAAGTACTGGCAACCCACTCCTCGAAATGACTACCTGAGTCTTCTTTCAATCTCAGTGAATTCACTTGGATTTTGAAAGTCCTGTTGATGTTGCGCCAGCCATAAGAGGTGTACAGACCATAAAAATTCCACTGATAGCGGCCAGCTGTCATCACCGCCGCAGCGCTATCTTTTTTACCAATCGCTAGATCGCTTGTCGCTTGCGTCTGGTTCCATCGGTCACGCGCTTGATCGAAGACATTCGACCAATACGAGCTGATCCCCACATACTTGACCGAGAAAGCCGCACTCGGCATCCCTCCACTGGAATAGTCAGCTCTTGCCATCCCAGCAGGAGTAAACACCAGAACCGCAGCCAGGAACAATGTCCCGAGAAGACCCTTCCTCACTCTCCATCTCCGCTGAGGCAGATGGCGCTTTTCATTGGTGCATAAATTCACGGTTTCCTCCCTCCGTAGACCGAGATTCGTCCACGGCAACAAGCGATCTGGCCACGAGGAGGTTATTCATGACTACGAGCAACCCCGCGTTGACAGGGGTGTTTGTCTGACTGAAGCCCTCGTGAATAAGCCTCTGACCATAGGGTTTGCCATATTGCAGGCCAACCGCAGACAAATCTCTCGATATGCAGATACATTTCCACCATGCATGAATAAGACACAGATATCCACCCATCTCGGAGTTTGTTATATGAATGTTATATTCCTGGCTCGAATTTGGCTCTTAGCATGCCCCAACAGGCCTCCGGCTAGGCATAACGGGGCCGACGGTTTCCATGCGTCTGATTCTCACTATCCACAAGGTTGCCGCAAGTATGGAGATTAAATTTAAAATTTTATCAGAGGTGCCGCCGCCACAGGCCACGAGCACCGGGAAGCATCTGAAACCAACCGCCTAAAAGTTTCAGGAATCCTTCTCTTCGCGACATCTC
The sequence above is drawn from the Arachnia rubra genome and encodes:
- a CDS encoding sensor histidine kinase, with amino-acid sequence MRRLGWVWAIGVAGLIASAGLRIAGETRIFKVGIEVWVLPLLLGVLVLGVVVVLRWRRGKGRRAVEEATERARAQAREAHRTFVGRLDHELKNPLMALRMGIGEVQDVALAESMRAQVDRLASLVAELRKISEIDSYPVADEPVDITEVATEAIETTVPQDRDLVVAFPRAPRPLPPVRGDRDLVFLALYNVMSNAVKYSSPGATLEVRGIEDRGHVVVDVSDTGRGIPASEVDQVWGELARSKEVRHIPGNGLGLPMVAAVLRRLGGSCELSSIEGRGTTVRMRLPLL
- a CDS encoding amino acid ABC transporter ATP-binding protein, which encodes MAKLQPASPENHTGPVLDMQGVVKRFGRNVVLRGLDLAIASHEVVVLLGASGSGKSTLLRTANLLERVDDGQIFLSGADITDPRIDVDAVRARIGVVFQHYNLFPHLSVLDNITLAARKVHGIARDAAETRGKELLERIGLSDKAAAFPDRLSGGQQQRVAIVRALATDPELLLLDEITSALDPVLVGEVLDLVLDLKSTGSTILMATHEIGFARSAADRVVFLEQGRIVEQGPPEQVIDDPQDPATKDFLARVLH
- a CDS encoding FMN-binding negative transcriptional regulator → MYVAKHFEIPEDRLADLLGRVRAGNLVTVHASGPQATFVPFHLEERDCGQVLVTHLTRNNPQAVEPVTAPALVIIDIDDAYVSPHWYATNKDLPNVPTWDYITIHITGAVRFNSAPEAALRAARELTARMEPPEVLDAVGEEKLRKMARAIVGVEVTVDKIQGKAKASQNRHPDDVGSLLAHLEHEGETELVRYLREVALPHAIERFGMIHDLRGARRLPTSTAD
- a CDS encoding lipoate--protein ligase family protein, which produces MHGEYKVPDGKLVAVDLEVSDGRLTDVVVSGDFFLEPDDALDDIVQALNGLPHNSSVADLAAAINTRLPEGTRMLGFSPEAVGIAVRRALGHATNWDDHTFDVIGPVTLDPRLHVALDEVLAGRLARGEIGPSLRIWDWNQPLVVIGSFQSYRNEIDEEGRERHGINVVRRITGGGAMFMEPGNCVTYSLLVPGSLVEGLSFERSYEFLDQWVMGALAELGVKARYVPLNDIASEKGKIAGAAQRRLTSGVVLHHVTMAYDIDADKMLQVLRIGREKLSDKGTKSANKRVDPLRSQTQMPRDEIIASFLKHFESRYSTRRRDYTDDELSAAAELVENKFATKEWTRRIP
- a CDS encoding DUF3060 domain-containing protein; protein product: MKINLIRTALAAAAVAALGLSACAAGTETKSADNSQAVSTTQAGGNASKDGGSVNAPGVSVGPGGVSVGATEGAGGSGNSSSDKSSSDDSDDKSDKDDKSDSDGKPCSGQSTITGSNGSVTLTGHCDTITVKGGGNVITFESADKLIIEGEGNNVTGKDLDEVEISANGNSVTVPDDLDAVKLTGNGNTVISQGAKKKDDKGTGNTIA
- a CDS encoding response regulator transcription factor; protein product: MTAVLVVDDDPMIRDHLARTLERAGFVAFTAADGVEALELVRTRHPDLIVLDVLMPRADGREVLARLRRGGDWTPVILLTGVGQSGTRADALEKGADDYLNKPFDPAELVARIRAVLRRGQVGQTLTHASRITGGGLELDRLAKTATVRGQAVQLTPKALALLEYLMVHHGETFGRDHLLEQVWGVEFAITTRAVDHRVAELRKVLGARGLEVIDTVQGVGYRFHPEVRAA
- a CDS encoding amino acid ABC transporter permease — translated: MNSTVDDLENISQVELGRRSYRRQQTIRSVLISAVSTVAFAVVIWLILENSPGWQITRETFFSARYFVEALPAVAMGLWLNIQILFFAVIGVAILAVILATLRSLRGPVFFPLRFFAAAYTDLFRGMPFLIVLYLIGFGIPALNPATRIPAALLGTVALILTYSSYVAEVLRAGLEAVHPSQRFAARSLGLSHSQALRYVVIPQAVRKVTPALMNDFISMQKDVGLISVLGAVDAIRAAQIQQANTYNFTSYVVAGLLFVVFSWPFIRLSDWYTARLREREQTGGAV
- a CDS encoding DUF3060 domain-containing protein, whose amino-acid sequence is MKTMLVRTALAAAAVASLGFAACSAGLEATPKDAPVGGGSTQSAPVSPAASSTASASSTASDGSVTAPGVSVGPGGISAPGVSVGSDGNISAPGVSVGSDGSVTAPGISVGPDGISVSKRPSASDTPSTSDTSDGSATDSPAGGSVSRTCDGDDDVVVTNNNAEATFSGHCASITIKGGNATVSYESVGRLIVQGNNADITGGDISQAEITGSNATVTSSGRLSEVEISGNNATVTASGGVKNVKDTGSNNTVS